Within the Staphylococcus argenteus genome, the region GCACATTATTGTAAGCTGACTTTCCGCCAGCTTCTGTATTGGGCCCCACCCCAACTTGCATTGCCCGTAGAAATTGGGGGTCCAATTTCTCTCTGTTGGGGCCCTGAGTATAGCCTTGTAGAGTCTAGTACATTGATTTGTATCCCAATGTCCCTATAATTGATTATTCGCTTTATCTAATGATCCTATGACTCAACTATTAAATCATTTTTCGAAATACTTAATTCTAATATAATTAAATTCATTTATTGTAATATTGCAAAAATACATTGCACACCTTGTTCATCAATGCTATAATTAGTTACATAATAAATTGAACATCTAAATACACCAAATCCCCTCACTACTGCCATAGTGAGGGGATTTATTTAGGTGTTGGTTATTTGTCACCTTTTTTATTGTTGCGCGTTCGTAACCAATGTGCAAAAAACGCAACAAGACAGCCGCTTATAGCTGTAGTCATGATGTTAATCAATAAATTGAACATCCGTCATACACCTCCTCTCCGCGTTAAAGTAACGCCCGAGATGTTAGGCGACCAATATATTATATCATTTTTTTATTATATTCCACACAATATTAAAGCTCGCGTAAAGTGTTTTTTTAGTAGTTTACGCTACTTTAATTGCTATCTTTTAAAATCCATTTAGATAATACAAATGTGATGGGTATCGTAATAATTAAACC harbors:
- a CDS encoding type I toxin-antitoxin system Fst family toxin, with the translated sequence MFNLLINIMTTAISGCLVAFFAHWLRTRNNKKGDK